A window from Musa acuminata AAA Group cultivar baxijiao chromosome BXJ3-10, Cavendish_Baxijiao_AAA, whole genome shotgun sequence encodes these proteins:
- the LOC103999821 gene encoding plasma membrane ATPase-like, which translates to MAGDGGNGTISLEQIKNEAVDLERIPVEEVFAQLKCTREGLTDAEGEQRLQIFGPNKLEEKQESKLLKFLGFMWNPLSWVMEIAAIMAIVLANGGGKPPDWQDFVGIVVLLIINSTISFIEENNAGNAAAALMAGLAPKTKVLRDEKWSEQEAAILVPGDIISIKLGDIVPADARLLEGDPLKIDQSALTGESLPVTKNPGDEVFSGSTCKQGEIEAIVIATGVHTFFGKAAHLVDSTNNVGHFQKVLTAIGNFCICSIAVGMLIEIVVMYPIQRRRYRDGIDNLLVLLIGGIPIAMPTVLSVTMAIGSHRLSEQGAITKRMTAIEEMAGMDVLCSDKTGTLTLNKLTVDKSLIEVYVNGLDKDTVVLFAAMASRVENQDAIDAAIVGMLADPKEARAGIQEVHFLPFNPVDKRTAITYIDSNGNWHRSSKGAPEQIIDLCNLKDDAKKKVHSMIDKFADRGLRALGVARQEVPEASKESAGGPWQFIGLLPLFDPPRHDSAETIRRALDLGVNVKMITGDQLAIGKETGRRLGMGTNMYPSSTLLGEKNDDVGGLPIDELIEKADGFAGVFPEHKYEIVKRLQERKHICGMTGDGVNDAPALKKADIGIAVADATDAARSASDIVLTEPGLSVIVSAVLTSRAIFQRMKNYTIYAVSITIRIVLGFLLIALIWRFDFSPFMVLIIAILNDGTIMTISKDRVKPSPLPDSWKLREIFATGVVLGAYLAIMTVVFFYLVHDTDVFPEIFGVREIKDSNDELTAALYLQVSIISQALIFVTRSRGWSFVERPGVLLVVAFIAAQLVATAIAAHASWGFARIQGIGWGWAGIIWLFSLITYFPLDILKFITRYALSGKAWDNLLQNKTAFTSKKDYGRGEREAQWALAQRTLHGLQTADTSVLFNDKSSYRELSEVAEQAKRRAEVARLRELHTLKGHVESVVKLKGLDIETIQQHYTV; encoded by the exons ATGGCGGGGGATGGCGGAAACGGGACCATCTCCCTGGAGCAGATCAAGAACGAGGCCGTCGACCTG GAGAGGATCCCGGTGGAGGAGGTCTTCGCGCAGCTGAAATGTACCCGGGAGGGGCTCACCGACGCTGAAGGGGAGCAGAGGCTCCAGATCTTTGGCCCCAACAAACTCGAGGAGAAACAG GAGAGCAAGCTCCTCAAGTTCTTGGGCTTCATGTGGAACCCGCTTTCCTGGGTCATGGAGATCGCCGCCATCATGGCCATTGTGTTGGCTAACGGAGGG GGTAAGCCACCAGATTGGCAGGACTTCGTCGGAATCGTCGTCCTCCTCATCATCAACTCCACCATCAGCTTCATCGAGGAGAACAACGCTGGAAATGCCGCTGCAGCTCTCATGGCTGGCCTCGCCCCCAAGACCAAG GTGTTGAGGGATGAGAAATGGTCCGAGCAGGAGGCGGCGATCCTCGTCCCCGGCGATATCATCAGCATCAAGCTCGGCGACATCGTCCCGGCCGACGCCCGTCTCCTCGAGGGCGATCCGCTCAAGATTGACCAGTCCGCCCTCACTGGCGAGTCCCTTCCCGTGACGAAGAACCCCGGGGACGAGGTCTTCTCGGGCTCCACCTGCAAGCAGGGAGAGATCGAGGCCATCGTCATTGCCACCGGAGTGCACACCTTCTTCGGCAAGGCGGCCCACCTCGTCGACAGCACCAACAACGTAGGCCACTTCCAGAAGGTGCTCACCGCCATCGGCAACTTCTGCATCTGCTCCATCGCCGTGGGCATGCTCATCGAGATCGTGGTCATGTACCCGATCCAGAGACGGAGGTACCGGGATGGCATCGACAACCTCCTGGTGCTGCTCATCGGCGGCATTCCAATCGCCATGCCCACCGTTCTATCGGTCACCATGGCCATCGGATCCCACCGGCTGTCGGAGCAGGGCGCGATCACCAAGAGGATGACCGCAATCGAGGAGATGGCAGGCATGGACGTGCTGTGCAGTGACAAAACTGGAACACTCACCCTCAACAAGCTCACCGTTGACAAGAGCTTGATCGAG GTGTACGTGAATGGCTTGGACAAGGATACTGTGGTTCTGTTTGCTGCCATGGCTTCAAGGGTTGAGAACCAGGACGCCATCGATGCTGCCATTGTGGGAATGCTTGCTGATCCCAAGGAG GCGCGTGCAGGGATCCAGGAGGTCCATTTCCTGCCATTTAATCCAGTTGACAAGCGCACTGCCATCACCTACATCGACTCCAATGGCAACTGGCACAGATCGAGCAAGGGTGCACCTGAGCAG atcattgacctctgcaacctgaAAGATGATGCTAAAAAGAAGGTCCACTCCATGATCGACAAGTTCGCCGATCGTGGCCTTCGCGCTCTGGGCGTGGCGAGGCAGGAGGTTCCCGAGGCAAGCAAAGAGAGCGCCGGCGGTCCATGGCAGTTCATAGGTCTCTTGCCACTCTTCGACCCTCCGAGGCATGACAGTGCGGAGACCATCCGTCGTGCCCTCGACCTCGGTGTCAACGTCAAGATGATCACCGGCGACCAGCTCGCCATTGGGAAGGAAACCGGGCGCAGGCTGGGCATGGGAACCAACATGTACCCGTCCTCCACCCTCCTTGGGGAGAAGAACGATGACGTCGGTGGCCTCCCCATTGACGAGCTCATCGAGAAGGCTGATGGATTCGCCGGAGTCTTCCCTG AGCACAAGTACGAGATCGTGAAGAGGTTGCAGGAGAGGAAGCACATCTGCGGCATGACAGGAGACGGCGTCAACGACGCACCTGCTCTGAAGAAGGCTGACATCGGCATCGCGGTGGCGGACGCGACGGATGCCGCCCGGAGTGCTTCGGACATCGTGCTGACGGAGCCGGGGCTCAGCGTGATCGTCAGCGCGGTTCTGACGAGCCGCGCCATCTTCCAGCGGATGAAGAACTACACCATCTACGCCGTCTCCATCACCATCCGAATCGTGCTCGGCTTCTTACTCATCGCCCTCATCTGGCGCTTCGACTTCTCGCCCTTCATGGTCCTCATCATCGCCATCCTCAACGATGGCACCATCATGACCATCTCCAAGGACAGGGTGAAGCCCTCCCCCTTGCCCGACTCATGGAAGCTGCGTGAGATCTTCGCCACCGGAGTCGTTCTCGGAGCCTACCTCGCCATAATGACCGTCGTCTTCTTCTACCTGGTCCATGACACAGACGTCTTCCCT GAGATCTTTGGTGTGAGGGAGATCAAGGACAGCAACGACGAGTTGACGGCAGCTCTCTACCTCCAAGTGAGCATTATCAGTCAGGCGCTCATCTTCGTCACCAGGTCGAGGGGCTGGTCCTTCGTCGAACGCCCCGGCGTTCTGCTAGTCGTCGCCTTCATCGCCGCCCAGCTG GTTGCGACGGCCATCGCGGCGCATGCGTCGTGGGGCTTCGCTAGGATCCAGGGCATCGGATGGGGATGGGCAGGGATCATCTGGCTCTTCAGCTTGATCACCTACTTCCCTCTCGACATCCTCAAGTTCATCACCCGCTATGCTCTGAGCGGCAAGGCCTGGGACAACCTTCTCCAGAACAAG ACGGCATTCACCTCGAAGAAGGATTACGGGAGGGGCGAGAGGGAGGCTCAGTGGGCGCTGGCGCAGCGCACGCTGCATGGCCTCCAGACAGCAGACACCTCCGTCCTCTTCAACGACAAGAGCAGCTACAGGGAGTTGTCGGAGGTCGCGGAGCAGGCGAAGCGGCGCGCCGAAGTTGCCCG GCTGAGGGAACTCCACACGCTCAAAGGGCACGTCGAGTCTGTTGTGAAGCTGAAGGGACTGGACATTGAGACGATCCAACAGCACTACACTGTGTAA